The window CTGGAAGACCAGAACGCACAGCAGCGGAGCGGTGATCAGATGGATGGAGTTTAAGGGTCTCCTCcagtttttgtcttctttgtccgGGTCCACCACAGGGacgcagagcagcagcagcacctccAGAGGAGTCTTAGGGCCAGACGACAGGAGCACCACGTCACAACGAGGCATTTAAACCGAGTTCActctgctgctctgcctcaACGCATTTACACAGACCTCTACTACTTTAAGAGCTCTCCAGGACCACGATTTCCTCCTCCACTTCCTGCTGTCCACCGGATTCAGAGAGCTCAGCAGGATCTCGCTTGTGGACTCGGAATAAGGCAGAAGTGGCCTGTACTCGGACTCTGCGGCACAAACACGGTTAATCGATCGTACGACGCGGATCACGCGTGAAAATAATCCGTCGTCGGAGCTGCTGCGCTCTTACCGTACTCCTGCTGGATCGTCTGGCCCGTCGAGTGGGGGACGTCCTCATCAGAGGAGTCCGATGAGTTAAACTCTGCTccaaaagaaccaaaaaaaaacacattcccGCCATCAgtagaaaaacagcagaaaggaAATGCATGTAAAAGAAACGTGAAGGTAAGAGTCCAACCTGGAATGTGTGGGAGGTTTGGGACACCGTTTGTGACCAAATTCTTTTGCCGATTGTAGATGTATGTACTGATGATCACAGTCAGAACATAAACCACATAGAGGCCCAGGTATCCTGGAAGACAAAGCGAGGAAGAAAAGCCCAGTCAGACCTTCTGAGTGCTGCTACTGCAGCGCCATACAATTAGCATTACAATTacattactattactattactattactatattactatgTGGGATGAGGATGGGAGTTATGGgtcctggttaaaaaaaaagacatatttaaAAAGGAGGCGTCGCCCATAGGACAACAAACCATTAAATGCTTCTGCTGCACAGAGTGATTTCACTCCAATACATAAAATATCTATAAACTATACCAGCAGGAGGTCGTCCACAGTTACTTTGGTTCGACCGGGGTACATAGTCATAGTTTCATATGTTGTAAGAGTGGACTCGTCCCAACTGGGATCAGAACCACAATCAGGTGAAATATGGTGCAACTTATACAACTAAGTTTTGTTTCATATAAGATCTGagcattttaatgttattttttcgGCATCATTTATTACAAATACTTAACTACAGAGAGAAATAATCTGATATGCAATCGATGCATCCATGGGTATGAATTATGGTCTATGAAACACCTGTTTTAATGACCATggtattattttactttattggcCAACACACCTGGCTTACTTCACCCCTGTAATAAATGTGTGGCGTTGTGTAAAGATGGAGATGACACTTTGGGCCGTGCCGACAGGAGCAAGTTTGTGTCTTCATAAagctttccttttgtttttttaaaccttttctccttccactaaactttccaccAGTATGCTTGGATAGAGCACTGTGAACATCCAGTTTCTTTAGCATTTGCCTTTTGAGACTTCACCTCCTAGTGGAGTTTGTCAATCTGTGTGCTGGATGTCAACTCAGCAGTCTTCCCACCGCTGTGTTGGTCATAccataacatttctgtattaacaatttaatttatttattttattttttttttacatattggTCTTCCTGATGCTCCCAGAAACAATGATGTTTTAATTTCACTGAGGTGCCCCTGCCACTCAGATACTCCCCTCTtaactgtttgtgtgttttacccAGCATTTCTCCCAGGGTTGTAGTGCCTCTGTAGAGGATGAGAAAGGTCCAAAACACGGCAACCATGTAGAAGATGACGTCCCGCAGAAACGGCCGGGACGCCACGGGAAAGGGTTTGACCAGCGCCACACATCCTGCAACCACTGTGGTAACAAAGATGCCAGCACCTGGAAGAACACACGAGTATTAtcctttaacctttttttttttttgtttatttatcgtCATGTATGCATGAGAACgtttttttaaaggcctttATGTACCAAACAAAGCTCCGACGGCCATCCCAGCAGTGTGTGGATGGGAGATCGCTGCCATGGCACTAAAGATGTCCGGAGCGCCGTTACCCAAAGCGAGGAACGTCACACCCTCAGCACGGATTGCAGTCAAAGAAGCAATTCGGCACCAAGAACAGCCTGGTTCCTGGAAACCCCAACTATGactgttttgaaatatttgtgatattaaaaattacaaaaagtcCTTGCTGAGGAAACCAAAGGAGGTCCATCTATCTGTCTTTTTGagaaaatgctattttaaaacTACAGCCAGCGCGCTACGAGGACCAGTGGACTGCAGGCCGGTTACTGGAGCagactgcaaaaaagggaaatcaaagtgagtaaaattgtcttgaaatttgtgtatttttccttgatttcagctggtaaataagataatctgccaatggaataagatttttgcacttaaaataagaacaattcatctccatcatcttatttcaagtgcaggatatctaattatcttatttttggctgcaaaaatactcatcctattggcaaatagtcttatttagctgttcaaatcaaggaaaaatacactcatttcaagaaaattgtacttacttttagttcccttgaTGCAGTGCAGATAGCCTGACCACCTTGTTATTGTCTCAGTCTAACACTAGATCACAAAATACTATGAAGAACAAGACAGATTcatttaaaactaacgttttggTTTTTATTCCATCTAGTTTTGCTCCTTCAGtgtataaaaacaacataactaataaattataattacaTTATTAACTGAAATAATCATTATGTTTGACTACTATAGCAGCACCGGGAATAactgctgcttttctgttttaatcaaGAACTAATTGTACcatggtattttattttactctttcATTTTTACGTTAAAGCCGTGCGGCGTTTTGACTCAAGGATCGAGACATCTCATACTGGTCCATGTTTCGTCCacgtaaaaacaaaaaatatatataaacacaggATGCATCTGCACCGACTGAAGTCAGAAAAGAGACTTAGGAGCAAAGAACCGGTTACCCGTTGTTGAAGGAAGCGGGCAAAAGGATACAGCCACGTTGTGAGAGAGGTGGAGCGTGGAGGAGATGGCCGACAGGTTGGGGCAAAAACTGGGAGAgggaaaaattaaattaaatgcaattataaatgtttatttactttttttttttttttgcatttagctGATCAGCAGAGTGGTTTATCATTAGGTAGGgtaaggaaaaaacaaaaacaagagcaGAAGTAACTGAGCTTCCTATGACAGAATGAAATTCTCCCATATCTCACTGAACCCTCCCTGCAGTCATGGGACTCATGTGACTGTAAAGCCAGCTGGGCTACGAGCAGAAGTGTGTGTGAAGTCAGCTTATGTGCCCTTTTTCTCTATTCGAAGCGGTGAACGCACAGAGCGACATGCTGCCCCGGCCACCGGGAGAAGTACTTACAACTTTGAGGCAGCAAGTCCAAGGATGACGAACAAGACGAGCAGCCATATCATCTGCAAAGACAAACCGTTTTACTAAAACCGTTTTAATGTCCGTTTATGCTCCAGGTAatcaaacacaaacagcaaaggACCACAATCACTCTGATATGCGCCCCCTTAGTTAACAGCGCTGATCCCACTGCTATTGTTTGCTTTAATCTACACAATTGACTTTGTCCAAAAGTAATTtcggtttgttttttttttatttcatcagcACGGTCTCACTTCCCCTGCGTCGCACGTGAGACGGTTTCATTCTGTTAGAGGAACTGAAGACGCTCATGGATCCCAGTGAAATTTCGTGATTTAGCAAAAAGTGAGACCAGCGTTTTGCTTTCAGATAAGTGAACAGCTCCACTTCTCCCACAGCTCAGTCAACTTCCTCATGATTTGCTGATGATCTGCATATTTTCCCCCTGCTTTGTGACTCAGTTTCACAAGCAAACATggcacacccacacacacacacacacacacacacacacacacacacacacacacacacacacacacacacacacacacacacacacacacacacacacacacacacacacacacacacacacagaggtcTTACACAGAGGGTGATGGTGAGAGGAGTGAGGCTGGGAGGCAGCAGGCAGAAGGCCAGGGTCAGGTAGCTGATTAAGCCGTCCACCATGTTGCAGTCCGGCGTCCTCTTCACAAACGCGCATCGCTCCGCACCGCTGTAGTTCATCACGAGGTCACactgcacaaacacacaacttTCTTAACGCGTAGATAAAAGCCGTTGCGTCGAGACGGACGAAAAGTATGAACAGCTGCACGTCTCCCTGTTTCTTCACCACGCTGATTCGATGATAAAGATTTTGGGTCCGGGGCTTATTGAACTCAAAGTGCAACACAAAGCGCACCACACCACACATGACAACTTTTACCTAAAACCGCTTTGTTGTACCACCATCACAACCCTGATAGTAATACTGGATATTGCAAAGCTTCTACAATACAAGCATAATCATCCACTGAAGCATATTTACATCTGAAatctgtgggggaaaaaaagaaatttctgCATAATTTAGGGAAATCTAATATACCTAATCTTACCAAAGGCAATCAACAGATTATAATCACACTGTCAATATTCGGTGTTTGATTTCACTCATGCCAGCAATAGAAATCTCTGagtaataaaatgtttcaggaaaaaaaaggggggggtcAGTCATCAACTTAATATCTAAACGTCAAgtcttttcatgttttgtaaatgtatgatgttgcagatttcttttcttattttaaacttattagtgatttgtttttttcacacatcCATGGAGGAATGTTTGCCTGCCTTTCTTTGCAGAACTGTTGTAATTCAGCCACtttggggagtttttttttttttttttttttttttttagcatgaacCACCTGTTGGAGGTCAGACCACAGCAtcttattttgattttaaatcagtCTTGGACCAGGTTGCTccagaacattttgttttaatccattCAGCTGTGAACCTGC of the Fundulus heteroclitus isolate FHET01 chromosome 12, MU-UCD_Fhet_4.1, whole genome shotgun sequence genome contains:
- the slc8b1 gene encoding mitochondrial sodium/calcium exchanger protein isoform X2, which translates into the protein MSVSGFLPLLLALLPSGQLLASDSGNFSTQPGVGPAGPMPLAVMPENSNDQCDLVMNYSGAERCAFVKRTPDCNMVDGLISYLTLAFCLLPPSLTPLTITLCMIWLLVLFVILGLAASKFFCPNLSAISSTLHLSHNVAGVTFLALGNGAPDIFSAMAAISHPHTAGMAVGALFGAGIFVTTVVAGCVALVKPFPVASRPFLRDVIFYMVAVFWTFLILYRGTTTLGEMLGYLGLYVVYVLTVIISTYIYNRQKNLVTNGVPNLPHIPEFNSSDSSDEDVPHSTGQTIQQEYESEYRPLLPYSESTSEILLSSLNPVDSRKWRRKSWSWRALKVVETPLEVLLLLCVPVVDPDKEDKNWRRPLNSIHLITAPLLCVLVFQSGAYGDVMIQGEFPIWLLTLLLGMFLAAIVFCTTTNDHPPKYHPLFALLGFVVSAVLISAAASEVVSLLHMLGVVLSLSNTVLGLTLLAWGNSIGDCFSDITIARQGYPRMAIAACFGGIIFNMLFGVGLGCLLQMYNTHSFVQFESEGLLTWILAGSLGLSLVLSFIIVPLSRFHLGRPYGVFLLVFYSVFLLIALLTEFGEIHT
- the slc8b1 gene encoding mitochondrial sodium/calcium exchanger protein isoform X1, whose protein sequence is MSVSGFLPLLLALLPSGQLLASDSGNFSTQPGVGPAGPMPLAVMPENSNDQCDLVMNYSGAERCAFVKRTPDCNMVDGLISYLTLAFCLLPPSLTPLTITLCMIWLLVLFVILGLAASKFFCPNLSAISSTLHLSHNVAGVTFLALGNGAPDIFSAMAAISHPHTAGMAVGALFGAGIFVTTVVAGCVALVKPFPVASRPFLRDVIFYMVAVFWTFLILYRGTTTLGEMLGYLGLYVVYVLTVIISTYIYNRQKNLVTNGVPNLPHIPAEFNSSDSSDEDVPHSTGQTIQQEYESEYRPLLPYSESTSEILLSSLNPVDSRKWRRKSWSWRALKVVETPLEVLLLLCVPVVDPDKEDKNWRRPLNSIHLITAPLLCVLVFQSGAYGDVMIQGEFPIWLLTLLLGMFLAAIVFCTTTNDHPPKYHPLFALLGFVVSAVLISAAASEVVSLLHMLGVVLSLSNTVLGLTLLAWGNSIGDCFSDITIARQGYPRMAIAACFGGIIFNMLFGVGLGCLLQMYNTHSFVQFESEGLLTWILAGSLGLSLVLSFIIVPLSRFHLGRPYGVFLLVFYSVFLLIALLTEFGEIHT